One segment of Nostoc flagelliforme CCNUN1 DNA contains the following:
- a CDS encoding LysR family transcriptional regulator — translation MELRHLRYFVAVAEELHFGRAAQRLHMAQQPLSQQIRQLEAELGVSLFHRTKRQVQLTEAGKAFLQEARQVLDKASHAIKVARLVAQGEIGRLAVGFSGFATYSILPKVLQVFRERFPSVELDLEEMTTSAQVQALQNRQIHLGLMIPPVNDASLSLSMILQEPFVVVLPESHPLAKKPELTLSALGNESFILVSRHLEPGYYDLCISLFQQAGFSPKVVQKASHKQTILGLVSAGMGVSLAPASIRNIHRTGVVYTNLNTSIAKVELAAVWRQDESSPILQSFIEVIREIVLQN, via the coding sequence ATGGAGCTAAGGCATTTACGCTACTTTGTCGCAGTTGCAGAAGAATTACATTTTGGTCGAGCAGCCCAAAGACTCCACATGGCGCAGCAACCTCTAAGTCAACAAATACGCCAATTAGAAGCAGAATTGGGTGTTTCTCTATTCCACCGCACTAAGCGTCAGGTTCAGCTTACGGAAGCAGGAAAAGCTTTTTTGCAGGAGGCGCGTCAAGTTTTGGATAAAGCATCTCACGCAATAAAAGTGGCAAGACTTGTTGCACAGGGAGAAATTGGACGACTTGCTGTGGGTTTCTCTGGTTTTGCAACTTATAGCATTTTGCCGAAAGTTCTTCAGGTATTTCGAGAGCGTTTCCCTAGCGTAGAATTGGATTTAGAGGAAATGACAACCAGCGCTCAAGTACAGGCTTTACAAAACCGTCAAATTCATCTTGGGCTGATGATTCCCCCTGTAAATGATGCGTCTCTAAGCTTGTCTATGATTTTGCAAGAACCATTTGTAGTGGTTTTGCCAGAGTCTCATCCTCTAGCTAAAAAGCCGGAATTAACTTTGTCTGCCTTAGGCAATGAATCTTTTATTTTGGTGTCGCGTCATTTAGAACCTGGCTACTATGATTTATGTATCAGTTTATTCCAACAAGCTGGTTTCAGTCCTAAAGTTGTCCAAAAAGCAAGCCATAAGCAAACAATACTCGGTCTTGTTTCTGCTGGTATGGGTGTTTCCCTTGCTCCTGCATCAATTCGTAATATCCACAGGACAGGGGTTGTTTATACCAATCTCAACACGTCAATAGCAAAGGTGGAGCTTGCAGCCGTCTGGCGACAAGATGAGTCATCACCTATCTTGCAATCATTTATTGAGGTCATTAGAGAAATTGTTCTTCAGAATTGA
- a CDS encoding SDR family oxidoreductase: MTSLENQIILITGASSGIGTACARIFAGAGAKLILAARRLERLQQLADALIKEFGIEIHLLQLDVRDRNAVEEAISTLPSAWSDIDILINNAGLSRGLDKLHEGSFQDWEDMIDTNVKGLLYVSRYVVPGMVSRDRGHVVNLGSIAGHQTYPGGNVYCATKAAVTAISEGLKQDLLGTRVRVTSVDPGMVETEFSNVRFHGDAERANKVYQGVKPLTADDVADVIFFCVTRSPHVNINEVVLMPVDQASATLVNRRT, encoded by the coding sequence ATGACTTCCCTAGAAAATCAAATCATTTTGATCACTGGTGCAAGTAGTGGTATTGGTACTGCTTGTGCGAGAATCTTCGCTGGTGCGGGTGCAAAACTTATCCTAGCGGCACGACGGCTGGAACGTTTGCAGCAGCTAGCAGATGCTCTCATTAAAGAATTTGGTATTGAAATTCATTTATTACAGCTAGATGTGCGTGATCGCAATGCTGTAGAAGAAGCCATTTCTACTCTACCCTCTGCCTGGTCTGACATCGACATTCTCATTAACAATGCTGGTCTAAGTCGTGGTTTAGACAAGTTGCACGAAGGCAGCTTTCAAGACTGGGAAGACATGATTGATACTAACGTTAAGGGTTTACTTTACGTGTCCCGCTATGTCGTTCCGGGAATGGTAAGTCGCGATCGCGGTCATGTGGTAAATTTAGGTTCCATTGCTGGACATCAAACTTATCCCGGTGGTAATGTCTACTGTGCTACTAAAGCTGCTGTAACGGCGATTTCTGAAGGTTTAAAACAAGACCTGTTAGGAACGCGAGTACGTGTAACTTCCGTTGACCCTGGTATGGTAGAAACGGAATTTAGCAATGTGCGGTTTCACGGAGATGCTGAACGCGCCAACAAAGTCTACCAGGGAGTTAAGCCCCTGACAGCAGATGATGTGGCTGATGTGATATTTTTCTGTGTGACGCGATCGCCCCATGTGAATATTAATGAAGTTGTGCTGATGCCTGTTGACCAAGCTAGCGCTACTTTAGTTAATCGGCGAACATGA
- the tnpA gene encoding IS200/IS605 family transposase: protein MLTQQYYNIHNHVKYLINYHFVFIPKRRKRVLVGELATRIRQIFAELAIEKNWDILALEVAPDHVHLFVSVKSTDTPHLVIKAFKGRSSYLLRKEFSVLLKLPSLWTSSYFVSTAGNISSEAVRKYIEDPHHASN, encoded by the coding sequence ATGCTCACTCAGCAATATTATAATATCCACAATCATGTCAAGTACTTAATCAATTATCATTTTGTTTTTATCCCTAAGCGGCGAAAGAGAGTTTTAGTAGGCGAGTTAGCAACTAGGATTAGACAGATATTTGCTGAATTAGCCATAGAGAAGAATTGGGATATTCTCGCTTTAGAAGTAGCACCTGACCACGTTCACTTGTTTGTTAGCGTCAAATCTACAGATACACCACATTTAGTAATTAAGGCTTTTAAAGGACGAAGTAGTTACCTTCTAAGAAAAGAATTTTCTGTCCTCTTGAAACTCCCTTCACTATGGACAAGCAGCTATTTTGTGAGTACTGCGGGTAATATAAGTAGTGAGGCAGTTAGAAAGTATATTGAAGATCCTCATCACGCCTCAAATTAA
- a CDS encoding RNA-guided endonuclease InsQ/TnpB family protein, with amino-acid sequence MGVQQCLIDADKETKALLEYLCEQSGKLYNTGIYLARQTFFKTNKLLTGKFDLAFEPLIAKSMLAQSLPSKPMQQTLMSVTEAFKSFKEVRNLYLKGEFNFRPKAPGYLKGSKLFKVAYPNSGGQKPTLINGQLRFSLGLTVRRWFGVSEFFLPMPSNIDYSRVKEFTILPKNGAFYLEMSYKVEKQKHDLDINQALSIDLGTADNLAACVDTLGNSLLIDARAMKAMNQLWNKKVSTRKECKPEAYWDNWLDRVTRKRNHQMRDGINKAAKLIIDHCLKYGIGTLVIGWNEGFKESANMGRVNNQKFVQMPLGKLKDRLKQLCDLHGIRFIETEEAYTSKASYLDGDSLPVYGQKPVGWKALGKRVERGLYRSANGSIVNADLNGSANILRKVASNLSLDLGLLGRRVLTTAARVRLWTLPKFTLSAESQTLKGLRVSTLVYNS; translated from the coding sequence ATGGGTGTGCAGCAATGCTTAATTGATGCAGACAAAGAAACAAAAGCATTACTAGAATATCTTTGTGAACAATCAGGCAAGCTTTACAATACGGGGATTTACCTTGCACGACAAACTTTTTTCAAAACAAATAAGCTGTTAACAGGTAAGTTTGATTTAGCGTTTGAGCCATTAATCGCAAAGTCAATGCTTGCTCAATCTTTGCCTTCTAAACCAATGCAACAAACCTTGATGTCAGTTACGGAGGCGTTCAAGTCTTTCAAAGAAGTGAGAAACTTATATTTAAAAGGTGAATTTAATTTCAGACCTAAAGCACCGGGGTATCTCAAGGGTTCTAAGTTATTCAAAGTTGCGTATCCTAATTCAGGAGGCCAAAAGCCAACACTTATTAATGGTCAACTCAGATTTTCTCTAGGACTAACAGTTAGGCGTTGGTTTGGTGTGTCTGAGTTTTTCTTACCAATGCCATCAAACATTGATTATTCTAGAGTTAAAGAGTTCACAATTCTACCTAAAAATGGTGCTTTTTACCTGGAAATGTCTTACAAAGTGGAGAAACAAAAACACGATTTAGATATAAATCAGGCGCTGTCTATTGACCTTGGAACTGCTGATAATTTAGCTGCTTGTGTTGACACTTTAGGTAATTCCTTATTGATTGATGCTCGTGCAATGAAGGCGATGAATCAGTTATGGAACAAGAAAGTATCAACACGAAAGGAATGCAAGCCAGAGGCGTATTGGGACAACTGGTTAGACCGTGTAACCCGTAAACGCAATCACCAAATGCGGGACGGGATTAACAAAGCAGCAAAATTAATTATTGACCATTGCCTTAAATACGGCATTGGAACTTTAGTAATCGGATGGAACGAAGGTTTTAAGGAATCCGCCAACATGGGTAGAGTGAACAATCAAAAGTTTGTTCAAATGCCTTTAGGTAAACTAAAAGACCGATTAAAACAACTATGTGATTTGCACGGTATTAGATTTATTGAAACCGAGGAAGCCTACACATCAAAGGCTAGCTACTTAGATGGAGACTCCCTGCCCGTTTATGGTCAAAAACCAGTTGGGTGGAAAGCATTAGGTAAGCGCGTTGAGCGTGGCTTGTATCGGTCAGCAAATGGTTCGATTGTGAATGCAGATTTGAACGGAAGCGCAAATATTCTGCGAAAAGTAGCCAGCAATCTAAGCTTAGACTTAGGCTTACTGGGTAGGCGGGTTTTGACGACCGCAGCGAGAGTTAGACTTTGGACACTACCTAAGTTTACTCTGTCCGCAGAATCTCAGACCCTAAAGGGGCTGAGAGTGTCAACACTTGTCTATAACTCCTAA
- the murG gene encoding undecaprenyldiphospho-muramoylpentapeptide beta-N-acetylglucosaminyltransferase, whose product MANAPIRLLIAASGTGGHLFPAIALAQKLPDYQIEWLGVPNRLETELVPKEYPLNTIAVEGFQQGFGLSSIRILGKLAGSIIEVRRILKQGNFQGVFTTGGYIAGPAVIAARSLGLPVVFHESNAIPGKVTRFFGPWCSAVALGFEVAAKYLPRAKTVCVGTPVRAQFLDGAIDAPLDLAIPNGVPLIVVFGGSQGAVAVNKLVRESTKAWFDAGAYVVHLTGDRDPEADSLKHSQYIALPFYNNMAALLQRATLAISRSGAGSLTELAVCGTPAILIPYPFAAEDHQSYNADVFTKAGAALTLKQSELTAQILQSNVLNLLQSPDELAKMGEKAKAIAVPDSADKLAQLVREVIET is encoded by the coding sequence ATGGCAAACGCACCGATACGATTATTAATAGCTGCCAGTGGGACTGGTGGACATTTGTTTCCAGCGATCGCACTGGCACAAAAACTGCCAGATTATCAAATCGAATGGCTGGGAGTACCCAATCGGCTAGAAACTGAACTTGTCCCTAAAGAGTATCCCTTGAATACTATTGCAGTTGAAGGGTTTCAGCAAGGGTTTGGACTCTCCTCGATTCGCATTTTGGGTAAACTGGCTGGTTCGATTATAGAAGTCAGACGAATTTTAAAGCAGGGAAATTTTCAAGGGGTATTTACCACAGGGGGTTACATTGCCGGTCCAGCCGTTATTGCGGCGCGTTCCCTCGGTTTACCCGTGGTTTTTCACGAATCTAACGCAATACCTGGTAAAGTAACTCGCTTTTTTGGCCCTTGGTGTAGTGCGGTAGCCTTGGGGTTTGAAGTAGCTGCTAAGTATTTGCCTCGTGCTAAAACTGTCTGTGTTGGTACTCCTGTAAGGGCGCAATTTCTCGATGGGGCAATTGATGCACCTCTCGATTTAGCTATTCCTAATGGTGTTCCTTTAATTGTCGTCTTTGGTGGTAGCCAAGGTGCAGTTGCGGTTAATAAGTTGGTGCGTGAATCTACAAAAGCTTGGTTTGATGCTGGTGCTTATGTAGTACATTTAACTGGCGATCGCGATCCAGAAGCAGATAGCCTCAAACATTCACAGTACATAGCTTTACCTTTTTACAACAATATGGCAGCGTTGTTGCAACGAGCAACTCTTGCCATTAGCCGTTCTGGTGCTGGTAGCTTGACAGAATTAGCAGTATGTGGGACGCCAGCCATTTTAATTCCTTACCCCTTTGCCGCAGAAGATCATCAATCTTACAATGCAGACGTATTTACAAAAGCTGGTGCGGCCTTAACACTGAAGCAATCGGAGTTGACGGCACAAATATTGCAAAGTAATGTGTTGAATTTGTTGCAATCACCGGATGAGTTAGCAAAGATGGGGGAAAAAGCAAAAGCGATCGCAGTTCCCGATAGTGCCGATAAGTTGGCGCAGTTAGTGCGTGAAGTGATAGAAACATAG
- a CDS encoding VOC family protein: MTITLNHTIVPAHDKEASARFFAKIFGLEVEVPVGHFAAVHINDAFTLDFADAEAFEQHHYAFHVSDEEFDAIFARVKEAGIEYSSDPMHENKGQINHWNEGRGFYFYDSDGHNLELLTRA, translated from the coding sequence ATGACAATTACTCTAAATCACACCATAGTGCCTGCACATGACAAGGAAGCATCAGCGAGGTTCTTTGCAAAAATTTTTGGTTTAGAGGTCGAGGTTCCAGTTGGTCACTTTGCTGCTGTGCATATAAATGATGCATTTACGCTCGACTTCGCCGACGCTGAAGCGTTTGAGCAACATCATTATGCGTTCCATGTTAGTGATGAAGAATTTGATGCAATTTTTGCCCGTGTGAAAGAGGCAGGTATTGAATACAGTAGTGACCCCATGCACGAGAATAAAGGACAAATTAACCACTGGAACGAAGGTCGTGGCTTCTATTTCTATGACTCCGATGGCCACAACTTAGAATTGTTGACTCGTGCATAG
- the psbA gene encoding photosystem II q(b) protein: MTATLQQRSSANVWDRFCEWITSTNNRIYIGWFGVVMIPTLLAATACFVIAFIAAPPVDIDGIREPVAGSLIYGNNIISGAVVPSSNAIGLHFYPIWEAASLDEWLYNGGPYQLVVFHFLIGVFCYLGREWELSYRLGMRPWIAIAYSAPVAAATAVFLVYPIGQGSFSDGMPLGISGTFNFMIVFQAEHNILMHPFHQLGVAGVFGGSLFSAMHGSLVTSSLVRETTETESQNYGYKFGQEEETYNIVAAHGYFGRLIFQYASFNNSRSLHFFLAAWPVIGIWFTALGVSTMAFNLNGFNFNQSIIDSSGRVISTWADVINRANLGMEVMHERNAHNFPLDLAAGDVAPVAMSAPAING; encoded by the coding sequence ATGACAGCAACCTTACAACAGCGCTCAAGCGCCAACGTATGGGATAGATTCTGTGAGTGGATCACCAGCACCAACAACCGTATTTACATCGGTTGGTTCGGCGTAGTAATGATCCCCACCCTGCTAGCCGCCACCGCTTGCTTCGTAATCGCCTTCATCGCCGCACCTCCAGTAGACATCGATGGTATCCGTGAACCTGTTGCAGGTTCCTTAATTTACGGAAACAACATCATCTCCGGTGCAGTAGTACCTTCCTCGAACGCTATCGGCTTGCACTTCTACCCAATTTGGGAAGCAGCATCTCTTGATGAGTGGTTGTACAACGGTGGTCCTTACCAATTGGTAGTATTCCACTTCTTGATTGGCGTATTCTGCTACCTGGGTCGTGAATGGGAACTATCCTACCGCTTAGGTATGCGTCCTTGGATTGCGATCGCATATTCAGCTCCAGTAGCAGCAGCAACCGCAGTATTCTTGGTATACCCCATCGGACAAGGTTCATTCTCTGACGGTATGCCTTTAGGTATCTCTGGAACCTTCAACTTCATGATCGTGTTCCAAGCAGAACACAACATCTTGATGCACCCCTTCCACCAATTAGGTGTAGCAGGTGTATTCGGCGGAAGTTTGTTCTCTGCAATGCACGGTTCACTAGTAACAAGTTCACTAGTTCGTGAAACCACCGAAACCGAGTCACAAAACTACGGTTACAAATTCGGTCAAGAAGAAGAAACCTACAACATCGTTGCAGCTCACGGCTACTTCGGTCGTCTAATTTTCCAATACGCTTCCTTCAACAACAGCCGTTCACTGCACTTCTTCTTAGCAGCATGGCCTGTAATCGGAATCTGGTTCACCGCCTTGGGTGTAAGCACAATGGCGTTCAACTTGAACGGTTTCAACTTCAACCAATCAATCATTGATTCAAGCGGTCGCGTTATCAGCACTTGGGCAGATGTAATCAACCGGGCTAACTTGGGTATGGAAGTAATGCACGAGCGTAACGCTCACAACTTCCCCTTAGATTTGGCTGCTGGTGATGTTGCTCCTGTCGCAATGAGCGCTCCTGCTATCAACGGTTAA
- a CDS encoding RibD family protein encodes MSAIQTTVVLAMTADGKISAVDPKAPRDSDPVDQAHLEYQASLADLVLVGAGTIRAEGGTYTIRNPELLAAREVRGQSPQPITCVVSGSLDLSLDLPFLSQDIKRWIFTTRTGLKRNTDATSLQKLAELIDLGETDLDWDRAYSLMAERGIHKVIVLGGGSLTAALVKAGRIDYWWLTIWPVIYGGKHAPSPVEGEGFLPQAAPHLELVETRQVGSQLFLHYRTLN; translated from the coding sequence ATGTCAGCTATCCAAACAACTGTGGTTCTTGCGATGACGGCCGATGGAAAAATTAGCGCCGTAGATCCTAAAGCGCCTCGTGATTCCGATCCAGTTGATCAAGCACACCTAGAGTATCAAGCCTCCCTTGCCGATTTAGTCCTGGTAGGAGCAGGGACGATTCGGGCTGAGGGGGGAACCTATACAATTCGCAATCCCGAACTGTTGGCAGCACGCGAAGTTCGAGGTCAGTCTCCCCAGCCCATTACCTGCGTTGTTTCAGGTTCCCTTGACCTATCGCTGGACTTGCCTTTTTTAAGCCAGGACATTAAGCGATGGATATTTACAACACGGACTGGTTTGAAGCGTAATACTGATGCAACAAGCTTGCAAAAGCTGGCTGAATTAATCGATTTGGGAGAGACAGACCTAGACTGGGATCGGGCCTACAGCTTGATGGCAGAGCGGGGTATTCACAAAGTCATTGTTTTGGGAGGCGGTTCTTTAACAGCGGCTCTAGTAAAGGCAGGGCGAATTGACTATTGGTGGTTGACAATTTGGCCCGTCATTTATGGAGGAAAGCACGCCCCTAGCCCAGTGGAGGGAGAGGGTTTTCTCCCCCAAGCTGCTCCTCATCTCGAACTCGTCGAAACTCGCCAGGTTGGAAGTCAGTTGTTTTTACACTACCGCACACTCAATTGA
- a CDS encoding beta-lactamase hydrolase domain-containing protein, translating to MINAIQINENLTTTGQVIPKQLEQAIQEGFKSVLNLRSPDELGFSQDEQKVAEALGLHYTNVPLKVDLKNLNEEAITKILTTLEQIPKPAVVHCAAGMRSTGIALLSIAIQEGLTPEETLARAKNLGFGFFEHAGVSPRLKQLFVDYVNKHAKVAVPTC from the coding sequence GTGATCAACGCCATACAGATTAACGAAAACTTGACAACAACAGGACAAGTTATACCAAAACAGCTTGAGCAAGCTATTCAAGAAGGTTTTAAGTCCGTTCTAAATCTGCGATCGCCTGATGAGTTAGGATTTTCCCAGGATGAGCAAAAAGTAGCGGAAGCATTGGGGCTGCATTATACGAATGTTCCACTCAAGGTGGATTTAAAAAATTTGAATGAAGAGGCTATTACCAAAATTCTCACGACACTCGAACAAATACCTAAACCAGCAGTTGTGCATTGTGCAGCCGGGATGCGATCGACTGGAATTGCGCTCCTAAGTATCGCTATCCAGGAAGGATTAACGCCAGAGGAAACCTTAGCAAGAGCTAAGAATCTGGGTTTTGGATTCTTTGAACATGCTGGCGTTAGTCCCCGGCTGAAGCAATTATTTGTGGACTACGTTAATAAACACGCGAAAGTAGCTGTGCCTACTTGCTGA
- a CDS encoding GNAT family N-acetyltransferase: protein MSANEISLRPAQQTDAWVLSAIHIAAIKALPATFYTRKELLAWRNNRDKPDGSYILKSMKVETFWVAIKGDVVIGFASFIVDELIGLYVHPKYQGKGIGRALVQHFCDEATNQGINNVITTASLYAEGFYLRLGFIAIQRAPHFLRNGVVVPVTKMSKILAIAPK, encoded by the coding sequence ATGAGCGCTAACGAAATATCTCTTCGGCCTGCCCAACAAACAGATGCGTGGGTGCTGAGTGCAATTCATATTGCTGCCATCAAAGCTCTGCCTGCAACTTTCTACACCCGAAAAGAACTTTTAGCTTGGCGTAATAACCGCGATAAACCTGATGGTTCATATATCTTGAAGAGTATGAAAGTGGAAACTTTCTGGGTTGCGATCAAGGGAGATGTTGTTATAGGTTTTGCTAGTTTTATTGTTGATGAACTCATCGGGCTGTATGTCCATCCTAAATATCAAGGTAAGGGGATCGGGCGTGCTTTAGTCCAACATTTTTGCGATGAAGCAACTAATCAAGGTATAAATAACGTAATAACAACTGCTAGCCTCTATGCCGAAGGGTTTTATTTACGATTGGGATTTATTGCCATCCAAAGAGCACCTCATTTTTTAAGAAATGGAGTAGTTGTCCCAGTTACTAAAATGAGTAAAATATTAGCTATTGCACCGAAATAA
- a CDS encoding TetR/AcrR family transcriptional regulator, whose translation MNKTIRSSTLTRTRLIEAASQVFATLGVQGATTREIARVAGVNEVTLFRHFASKEQLLGAVIENASALQTEALAHPEAWTQDLKTDLKQYAHLYNTMLEAQENLIRTFIGEAKRHPEAAKQVIQKAAKPLGEKLVAYLQSSQRRGKVKADLDPFPAVDMFTGMLLAGMLCRSTNYNQGSYSCEDYIETCVDIFVCGISATSLSVINTAVSHDF comes from the coding sequence ATGAATAAAACCATCCGTTCATCAACTCTCACGCGTACACGTTTGATAGAAGCCGCCTCGCAAGTATTTGCTACTTTAGGTGTTCAAGGAGCTACTACCCGTGAAATAGCTCGTGTTGCTGGTGTGAATGAGGTGACTTTATTTCGTCACTTTGCTAGCAAAGAACAACTTCTAGGAGCAGTAATTGAAAATGCCTCGGCACTCCAAACAGAAGCCCTTGCACACCCCGAAGCTTGGACACAGGATCTAAAAACTGATTTAAAACAATATGCACACCTTTACAATACTATGCTAGAGGCACAGGAAAATTTAATTCGTACCTTCATTGGAGAAGCTAAACGTCATCCAGAGGCAGCCAAACAAGTGATTCAAAAAGCTGCCAAGCCCTTAGGAGAAAAACTGGTAGCTTACCTGCAATCAAGTCAGAGACGAGGTAAGGTAAAAGCAGACCTTGATCCATTTCCAGCAGTCGATATGTTTACAGGAATGCTGTTAGCTGGAATGCTATGCCGTAGTACAAATTACAATCAAGGCAGCTATAGCTGTGAGGATTATATCGAAACCTGTGTAGATATTTTTGTGTGCGGGATCAGTGCCACTTCCCTCTCAGTTATCAATACGGCTGTAAGTCATGATTTTTGA
- a CDS encoding SDR family NAD(P)-dependent oxidoreductase produces the protein MTGKLEEKVAIITGASAGIGEATAIALASVGATVVLAARRGDRIQALTQRIEASGGKALPIVTDVTDETQVNNLVAKANAELGRVDILVNNAGIALLGTIEAGNSSDWRRSFDLNVLGLLYATHAVLPLLKAQKSGHIVNISSVAGRTARAGVGVYNATKWGVNALSEALRQEVHKDNIRVTIIEPGLVDTEIDSQITDPVAKQRIEERRKAITPLQSEDVAAAIVYAVTQPSRVNVNEILIRPTGQEH, from the coding sequence ATGACAGGGAAATTAGAGGAAAAAGTAGCAATTATCACTGGTGCTTCAGCGGGAATTGGAGAAGCAACTGCGATCGCCTTGGCTTCAGTTGGAGCAACAGTAGTGCTTGCTGCTAGGCGTGGCGATCGCATTCAGGCATTAACACAACGTATCGAAGCTAGTGGTGGCAAGGCATTGCCCATTGTTACTGATGTAACTGACGAAACCCAGGTAAATAATTTGGTGGCAAAGGCAAATGCAGAATTGGGAAGAGTTGATATCCTTGTGAATAATGCAGGGATTGCCTTACTAGGAACCATTGAAGCTGGGAATAGCTCAGACTGGCGGCGATCGTTTGACCTCAACGTACTAGGACTGCTATATGCTACTCATGCTGTTTTGCCTCTTCTGAAGGCGCAAAAATCAGGACATATAGTCAATATTTCCTCAGTGGCTGGCCGGACAGCGCGGGCTGGCGTCGGTGTTTATAATGCTACCAAATGGGGTGTCAATGCCCTCTCGGAAGCATTGCGCCAAGAAGTCCACAAGGACAATATCCGCGTCACCATCATCGAACCAGGTTTAGTGGATACGGAAATTGACAGCCAAATTACTGATCCCGTTGCCAAACAACGGATCGAAGAACGACGCAAGGCAATTACACCTCTGCAAAGCGAAGACGTTGCTGCTGCGATCGTTTACGCCGTTACCCAACCATCGCGTGTTAATGTCAACGAAATCCTCATCCGACCAACGGGACAAGAACACTAA
- a CDS encoding glycosyltransferase family 2 protein: MPKITVCIPTFNRVHLLPYAIDSVLNQSEQDFELIVCDDGSSDRTPELMSQYTDHRIKYIRHLQNIGKSNNMRSGFDAASGEYFIKFDDDDQLTPDFLASTAAILNQYSSIDFVGTDHWIIDINNVRDEAKTQENSHRWGRNNLPAGVVDNLLEVVFIQQSFQVGATLFRRKTLQELGYMQPNMQNCEDNDLFVRLALAGKKGYYLPELLMEYRSHPEQQGINRAIPYLFDKIRYLESYKFESEKLETIRKNRLTETKLLLGLRLIEKGETQKGRELVLAGQSFSTAKAWTGLSLSFLPVGLRGKAFNALRQVRG; this comes from the coding sequence ATGCCTAAAATTACTGTTTGCATTCCTACTTTTAATCGTGTTCATCTCCTGCCTTATGCCATTGACAGTGTACTCAATCAGTCTGAGCAAGACTTTGAGCTAATTGTTTGTGATGACGGTTCTAGCGATCGCACACCTGAGTTGATGTCACAGTATACAGACCACCGGATTAAATATATCCGTCATCTGCAAAATATTGGTAAAAGTAATAATATGCGCTCTGGCTTTGATGCAGCCAGTGGTGAATATTTTATTAAATTTGATGATGATGATCAGCTAACGCCCGATTTTCTCGCAAGTACCGCAGCTATTCTTAACCAATACTCTAGTATTGATTTTGTTGGTACAGACCATTGGATAATTGATATTAACAATGTACGGGATGAGGCAAAAACTCAAGAAAATTCTCATCGCTGGGGTAGAAATAATTTACCAGCAGGGGTTGTAGATAATTTATTGGAAGTTGTATTTATTCAGCAAAGTTTTCAAGTTGGGGCAACATTATTTCGCCGTAAAACATTGCAAGAATTAGGATATATGCAGCCAAATATGCAAAACTGTGAAGACAATGATTTATTTGTGCGTTTGGCTTTGGCTGGGAAAAAGGGATATTACTTACCAGAATTATTGATGGAATATCGCTCTCATCCAGAGCAGCAAGGTATCAATCGAGCCATTCCTTATTTATTTGATAAAATCCGGTATTTAGAAAGTTATAAGTTTGAGTCTGAAAAACTAGAGACAATCAGGAAAAATCGTCTAACTGAAACGAAATTATTATTAGGTTTGCGTTTAATTGAAAAGGGTGAAACACAGAAAGGCAGAGAGTTAGTTTTAGCGGGACAGTCTTTTTCGACTGCTAAAGCCTGGACTGGTTTAAGTTTATCGTTTTTACCAGTTGGGTTGCGGGGTAAGGCGTTTAATGCACTGCGACAGGTGCGGGGTTAA